Within the Desulforhopalus sp. genome, the region GGCGAGGGGATATACCTTTGCTGGCCTATTGTCGGGCCATCTAATATCAGGGATTCCCTTGGCTTGGCCGTTGATTCCGTAGCCAATCCGCTTCCCTACGTTTATGATGATCGAATCATCGACCTTGCCCTTTATTCGAGTTCCAAGGTTAATAGCTTGTCTCTTAACCCGGATCTGTACGAAGACCTGAAAAGATACTCGCTTGATCCTTACGTCGCCTCGCGCCAGGCCTATATCGAATATCGACGGGGACGTCTCGCCCAGAAAGATAACTAAACAGGACATGTAATCCTGCAAGGAGAGTAAGCTTATCCCCAAATAGGGGAAACATGATGTGGCAAGTCAGCTATTCCCGGTAAATACTTGAGAGAGAAAAAGAGGGGAAGGCACAATCGCTGGCGTTAAAAAAGAAATCGGGCAGAAAATACAAACCTCGTAAATTCTACCCGATTGGGGGGGGCTGGTTAACTCCCGTGTGGGATTACCCTATTTATAGCAATGTGCGTGCCAAAATGAAAACGATTTATTGTTTTCATTTAAGTATGCTATTTCAGGATGTTATTCAGGAGTGTTTTTTGTCGTAAAAAATTAACGGCTTTCCGGTTACGCGAAACCGTTGTCCGTTTCCAAAGTGTAATTCGAGGTTGTTACTGGTAATCCTTTTGCATCCAGCTCAAAAAGTGGCAGATGCCAGGTTTCAACATTCTTCGCTTCCTTCTCACCTTGGTTGAGGAAGGGAATACGTCGTACCGGAAGAGGCAACCGGCCAAACACTAGGGCAGTTTATTCAAGGCGGTTCGTATCTCCTGGTAAGCAGCCAGATTCTGTAACCAAAGTTCAGGTAGTGCCTCCATCCCCAACCCTGCGCCGAGGAGCATTCCGACAACCATGCCGCGGGCGGCGGAGTCACCCCCAGCCATAGCTGTTTCGATGAGAGCTCCCTCAAGATCTTTAGGAGAATGAAGAACTGTGTAAACCGCTCCCGGCAGGGCAGCGCTCATTGAGCATGCCTGTCCGAAGTCCTTAACCGCTTGACGGATGCTGACGTCGGGTTGGTCAAGGCAGCGGCGAAGTCGAAGGTCAAGATCGATGTCCGCGATACCATTTGCCAGGGCCTCGTTGAACGCCTCGCGGGGCGGTGCGCCATGAAGGATGGCGTAACAGCTGTGGGCCAGGAAAACGGCGCCATCAACTGCTCCCGGCCCATTGTGGCTTAACGCTGTTTGGGCTCGAATGGCAGTCAACAAACCCTCAAGATCATCCCGGTAGCAATAAATCAGAGGGGCCATGCGCGCAGCTCCGCCGAGATCGGTGGAAGGGGAGCCGCTGGTGTCCGGAGAACGGCCTTGTTCAAGGTTCTGCAGTGTCGCTTTGGTGGCCCGATCCATATAACCGCTATAATCGGCAAAGAATTCCCGCCATTGCCGAGCAAAGGCCGGTAAGGAAAATTGCCCGCCCTGAAGGACGAGATGCCTGAGGAGCAACAGGCTTTGGTCGCCGTAGTGGGTAAATTCGCCTTTTTTTTTCGTTTGATGGTAACTTCCTTCCAGAGGTGGCAGCAGGTCAGTAATTCGGCCGGTGTGCCTATCGATCTGTTCAGTGTCATATATCCAATGAACTCCCAAGGCCAGCGAGTCGCCTAGAAATGAGGCGAGAACCATTGCTTCAGCTGATAATTTCATGAAAACCTCCTCAAGCAAAAACACTCATATGGTGGTGAGCGCGATATGTGGTGAATTTAGGCAATTGTATTAACAAAGGTAAAGATGATGGCTGGTTCTGTCAAATGCGTCGCTGCTTATGGCTGGTCTGCCGAGTAGTGATGAGGTTCCGCCGATTTAAAAAAAAAATTACCGGCAAAAGGTTTTCCGGCGCACGGACAGGTGTTTGTGACTTGACATATCTGTATATGTTAGTAATTCTTTGGCCATTTCATGGTGATACCAGAGGTGTGGCAAGAAATTGCCGTATTGTCGGCGGATTTGCTGCCGCCTTCTGAGAGGATTTGAGGAAGGAAAGATTGTTATGAGTGCTGTCGCGATGTCGTGGAGTCGAAGGGTGAAGCAGGTTGTACGATATGGAGTTGTGCCTGCGGGGATTTTTATGATTCTCCTCCTTCTCACCCTCTTTCTGATTCCGGTTGTTGTTAATGTGCAGAGATTTGTCCCGGAAATCGAGACTTTGGTAACGGAGGGAAGCGGACGGCCGTTTTCCCTCGGTAGTGATTTCAATGTGACTTTCTTTCCCTCGTTGAGCCTTTCATTTTCCGACATGAAGCTTGGCAACCCTTCCGGGTTTGGCGGTGATGAATTCATGAATATCCGCACCTTTGAGGCGCGGATAAAAATTTTGCCCCTGCTCAGGAAAAAAATTGAGTTCAGCCGGTTTGTAGTTGGTGGACTATCTCTCAATCTCGAAAAGAACAGCTCCGGCCAGGAGAATTGGCATCTCAACCCAAAGGCTTCGTCTGCCTCTCCCACCCAGGGGCCAATGCCGCCGGTGCTGGCCGGGCTTGCCGAGCACTTTGCCTTTACTCTCCTGGCAGTGACTGATGGACAGATAACATGGCGAGATAAAAAGCAAAATATTGATTATCGAGTCGAGGATATCATGCTGGTGCTGAATGATTTTTCATCGACAAACCCGGTGACCGCCGATTGCCGGGCAAACTTCAATGGTCGGCCTGTTGCCGTGGATGGCAAAGTCGGGCCGGTACAAATGCAAAAGGGTGTGGGCACTCTGCCGGTTGACCTGAGTTTCAATGTTGCCAATACCCTGCAAGGAAAGCTGCGGGGGACGATTGCTGAACAGAAAATGGCCAGTGAATTGGCCATAATCGTCTCGCCATTTTCTCCCCGTGAGTTTTTTTCTGCCGGCAATTTTCCTTTTGATCTTTCAGCAATCGACCCTCAGGTCTTCACCAAATTGGCGCTGGAGATGGTCGTTAAAGGCGGCAAGGAGAAGATCCTTATCGAAAAAGCGACTGGTCACCTTGATGACTCGAATTTTTTCTTCACCTTTGAAGCAAAGAATCCTGGTTCCCCTGAAATAGGGTTTACCATTGATCTCGACCGTATCGATCTGGACCGCTACCTGCCGTCGGTTAAGCCAACAGGTAAGGATCTGACCAAAGAAGGCAAGAGGGATGAAGGCCCGGCAAGTGATCACCGGCTAGCCAGGGAAATTGCCCTGGGAGGTGTGGTCAAGATCGGCGAACTAAAAGCCTTCGGCAGTACCCTTGCCGAGGTGAACATTCCGGTTCAAGGTAAGGATGGGCTGTTTACCTTCGCTCCTGCCGCCAACGCCGCATACGGGGGTAAGGTGGAGACGCATCTCACTCTCGATATGCAGGACGATGAGCCGGCCATTCAGGCCACTTTTGCCGCCCAGGGCCTTGCCGCAGAGCCCTTGCTGCGGGATCTGTTCGGTTGGGATAAATTGCATGGCACCCTTTCCGCCGAAATAACGATGGAGGCAGCTGGAGATACCCTCCAGGCCATACACAAGAGCATCGACGGCCAGGTGAGGGTGCAGATGCAGGATGGGGCCCTGGCAGGGGTTGATTTGGCTCGGCCGGATGTCATTGCTGGCCGGGCAAATGGCCTGAATTCAGACGATCCTGCTGCCGAGTTGCCGCGTCTGGAATTCACTGAGGCAAAAGGTGCTGCCATTATCAAAGATGGCATCCTTTATTTAAAAGAGGCTGATCTCGGTACGCCGGCTGCCTGGATACAGCTCAGTGGCACGATCGACACCATTCTGCGGCAGATGGATGTGCAGGTAGAGAGCGGGTACGAGGTAACGGTTAAAGGCAAGGGTGGACGAGAGGAAAAGACCAGTCAGTCCTCCCGGTTTTTAATTACTGGCCCTTTTTCCGGGCTTACACTGAATAATCTGACGAACCACTCCGGCCCCGTTGCCCTAAGCGGGAAGATGAATGCCAGATATCTGGTGGAGCAAAAGCTCCCCTCACCGGTTGACGACGATGTGAAAAATCTGGTAGGCAAGGATCTGGTCGATCCGGTGGTGGTTGCTCAGCGTTTCGGTCTGCAGCCGGACATTCTACGGCGGAGTGAGGTGAAGAAGAAATTGCCGGTTGGCAGCGGAAAGGTCAACATCGGTACATTACAGGAGGAGCCCGCCCTGCCGTGATGGCCGGCAAGGAGCGCATTACCTGATGCGGCCCTTTGTTTATTCTCGTCTTTGGTCAAAACAGACCGTGCTTCCCGGTATGGCCTTTGCCATTTTTTGCATCTCGGTACAGGCATCGTTCACCTCAAGATAGGAGAAGAAGTGGCGATAGCTGAGATCAATTCCGGCAATGCTGATGCTCATGATCGGAAAGATCTGCGGCCGGCCGCGCCGGTCTATTGCCTGAATGCAGCGCAGTTCGGTGTCCTGCCTGTTATAGAAGGTGATAATGTCCTGATCGAACTTGCTAATGATGTCCTGGGTTACTGCCGAGCATAAACCGGCAGGCACGGTCAGAATAAAATCATCACCACCAATATGGCCGATGAATGCATCAGGACATCCCGCCTTGGTTACTGCTTTTTTCAACACCTCCGCCATAAATCGTATGACCTCATCGCCTCGGGTGAACCCATATTTATCGTTATAGGCCTTGAAGTTGTCGATATCGGTATACATGACGCTGACGTGATGAATGCCTCGCAGCAGTTGTTCGATACGCTGGGCGATGCTGTTATTGCCTGGCAGTCCGGTGACCGGATTGATATCGAGGGCAAGGCCATGCAGGCGTTTCAGTTCGCACCTTGCTTCCCGGAGCTCCAGGTGATTGTTGAGTCTCGCCCGGACGATTGCCGGATTGAATGGTTTGGCGATATAGTCGACAGCACCAAGTTCCAGGCCTTTTGATTCATCGTCGCCCTCGCTTCGCGCCGATATGAAAATCAGCGGAGTTTCCCGCCATCTTGCGTTTTCCTTGAGGTGCCGGCACGTCTCAAAACCATTCATTCCCGGCATGACAATATCCAGGAGGATCAGGTCCGGCTCAACGATGCTGAGCATCTCAAGCCCCTCTTCGCCGCTTTTTGCAAAAAAGACCTCATGTTGTTCGGCTAGCAGACTTATCAGTATCTTGATGTGCTCGATGCTGTCGTCAATGATGAGGATTCTGCCAGCCCGTGTTTGCGACATGTTTTATTTGAGACCTCTTTTGCCGGATAAGGAATTTTGCCATTGATTCAGTAAATGTTGTGCCTTGGCAAAGTCCAGATCATTGATATGTTTTTCTATTCTCCCAAAAACCAGGCCGTCTTCCTGTTCAAGGTAGTCGTGGAGCTGGTGGATTTGTTTGATGGCCCTGCAACTATTGCTTTTTAGCGAGTCGGACAGATCGGCAAGCAGGGTTTGGCGGTTTTTAACCTGGTTATCGCTCTGTTGCGCCGTATCTTGGCAGTTCGCTATCGAAGACTGACAATTGTATAGATATGGTCTGAGAAAACCACAGATATTTTCGGATTCTCGCCCAATGTCAGCCAATAGAGAATCACATTCCTGGAGTTTCTTCCTCCTAATCGACAACTCAAGCTGGGCGCAGTGAGAAAAAAGTCTGCTCATTCCTAAACTGCCACTGACCCCTTTCAGGGTGTGGGTCAGATTCCGGAGATCCTCGAAAGCGAGGTTTTTCAGCTGCTCTTGCATGCGACCGGGAAAGCCCTCGTAAGTATTCAAGAATGTTTTTAAAAGTTCCCCGTACAGCTCAGCATCTCCGGCTATTCGGGCGAGTCCTGCCTGCATATCAATACAAGCAGGACTCCTTAAAATGTTGATTGTCTGGGTTGAGGAGATCTGTGGTGAACTTTTCTGTGGTTCAAGGGCCGCTTTTGGCAGCAACTCGGCAATGAGGGCGTATAAGGCGTCAGGGTTGATTGGTTTGGTTATGTAGTCAGACATTCCCAACTCCAGGCACTTTTCCTTTTCCTCCGGCATTGCATGGGCGGTGATGGCGATTATCGGCAGGGTTCCGGTTGGTCCGGGTAATTGCCGAATCGCCTGTGTTGCCTTATAGCCATCCATGACCGGCATCTGGAGGTCCATGAGGACGAGGTCGAAATTCGTCGCTTCCGAGCGACGGAGGATATCCAATGCCTCGGCCCCATTAGCTGCGACGGTGACTGCGATGCCGGCCGAGTGGAGGAAACCGAGGGCCACCTGTTGATTGATCTCGTTGTCCTCAACAAGGAGAATCTTTGCTCCTTGAAGATGCCCGGGTGGTGGCTGGAAGGTCTTTTGCTGGTTGTCGGTGGAAGGAAGATGGTAGACTCCTTCCACCTTTAGCAAGGTGAGAAGCGCTTGCAGTAATCGTGCTGGGGTGATCGGTTTGGCGAGAAAGAGATCGCAGTCCGGAAGGGACTTCCCGGAAAAATGGGTGGCAAGCCGGTGCATACCAACCATTAATATTGCCGGTTTTACAGTGTTCGAGGTCGATGACTTGATTTTTCGCAGCATCTCCGGATACCGTTGTCCATAGGTCGGGCAATCAATAATCACCAGATCATAGGGGGGGAGGTTTCCCTGGGAATGCAGGGCGGAGAAAACTTCATCAAAGGACAGAGCCTGAAAGACCGTGACACCGAAATTGGTGAGCTGGCAGGACAATTCCGTGGCGGTTTGCGGTGTGTCCGACATGACTATCGCCTTTTTGCCACTTATCGCCTCAGGCGCCGAGAAGAACCGAGGCGAATCCTCCTGGCGTTCAAGCGGCAGGGAAAAACTAAAGGTGGTTCCGGTGCTTTCTCCGCGATCTAAATAGATATGCCCGTTCATCATTTCAACCAGGCGCTTGCAGATTGCAAGGCCCAAGCCGGTCCCCCCGAATCTACGGGTGATCGATGTGTCAGCCTGGGTGAAAGGCTGAAAAAGGTTTTTCGCTTGTTCATCGGAGATACCGGCACCGGTATCCTGCACGGAAAAAAGCAGTCGCACCATATTGTTGTCGTCATCGTCTTTCTCAGGAAGCGTTGAGATATGCAGGCTGATAAAACCGCTTTCGGTAAATTTAAAGGCATTGGTGATGAGATTGGTAAGAACCTGGCCAAGGCGTAACGCGTCTCCTTTGACCATGCATGGAGTCTCGGCTTCGATATGGAAGTAGAATTCCAGTCCGGATTCCTCACTTCTCAGGCTGATAATTGTCGATAGGTTTTCGAGAACATCGCGCAGATCGAAGGGGAAGTTCTCGATGGTGAATTTCCCCGCCTCGATCTTGGCGTAATCGAGTATGGCGTTGATGATACCAAGAAGGGAATGGGATGCATTGTTGATTTTCCCTAGATAATCGAGATGATCCTCAGGTTTGGCGGTCCTGAGAGCGAGGTCGGAAAAGCCGAGGATGGCATTCATCGGCGTTCGTATCTCATGGCTCATATGGGCGAGGAATTCCATTTTGGCTATTGCCGATTTTTCGGCAATCTCCTTGGCCTTATACATTTCACTGGAAAAATAATTGACCGATCTGGTGATTTCGCTGATTTCATCGCATCCTTCAACGGGGATACGTTTGTTTTCTCCGGCAACCATGGCCAATACCGTCCGATTGAGGTGGCGGAGACGAGCTATCAAGACGCGGCGAAAGTAAAAAAAGAAGATGACGGCCAGAAGGATTGAGGCGATGAAAAGAGCTGAGAGAATCCGTATCAGCTGTTTGACTTTATCAGACATTAAAAGGGTTTGGGAACCGACCGAGGAAGTAAGCTGAAAAAAGCCGGCAAGGCTGGACTCCTCCTTTTCGTCTACTAGGCCTTTGGCCAAGGTGTATTGGGCATCCGATTGGCCGCGGATGCTTTCAAAATGTTGGGCGAGCTTTAAAACACCCTGATCTCCGAGTGTTTCTGTATGGATTCGAGCAATTAAATCCGTGATCGTTTGCTGCAGATGCGATGGCAGCGTTTGGCCGGCAGCGGTCATCTCGGCAAGCGTCTTTTCTACGTCCTTGACATGTTCGTCAATGCTTTGCAGGGCATTCCCCGAGGCCGCCAGCTGGACGTGGGAAATGGTGGCGATAGCTTGGTCGACAATGCTTTTGACGGTTGCGGAGGTGGCGGCATCGCCCTCAAGATTCTGGGTGTCCCTTGATATCGTCAAAGTATGTTGGAAAAGTGGCAGCAAGTTGGCGATGGCGGTCAATACGTCTTGCCGAAGGTCTATTTGCAAACTGACGAGATTGTCCAGTTCACTAAGAATATTCTTCAGGGTTTGGAGCTTCGTATCGTTGCCGGCCTCTATTTCTGGTGTTCGGCTCACTGAGAAATTCGCAAGCTTGGTAAAATGATGGTTGATTTTATCAACCAGTATGCGTCGTTCGGAATGTGCTTGGGCCGAGTGGAGGTAGCCAGTCTGTTGGAGAAGCTGGTTTAGAAGAATGGAGGTCTGGGCCTCATGGGTTGCTTGCGGAAAAGTCCGGTTTGACAGATCCAGTAATACCTGTTGAAAGCCAATGAAACCGAGAAGGGAGATGATCGAAATTGCAGAAAAAAGTGTTCCGGTGAGGAGTATCCCGCCTATGACTGTGGCCGCGATGGATCGTGGCCGGTAAAAGGTTTTCGTCGTCGCTGTAGACAGCTCAGGTGGGTTGCTTTTATTCATATCATGATGCCGTTGCCTGGCAGTGTTTTCTACTTGAGCACCTTTGATGCCGTGCTGTGCATGAGGATGATAAAAGGCTAGGGCGTTGGATAGTCCTCGTCATGTGAGTCACAAAATGGAGCAGCATAAGCGTGATACCATTCGAATATAATACCGATGTTCCGGTGATCTTTAGGGCTCTATTTACCAAAGAGCAGGGGAGGGACAAGAGAGCAGCTGAGATTGTATAGCAAAAAGCGAAAAAAAGTTAAGAGAAATGTCGGTGGCCAGTATTTTCTTGATACCGGAGATTTTTCCACATAGAATTTACATTGTGAGAAAATTTATTAATGCCATGCTGGGTATCTCCGTTCATCTCACCAGGAAAATGATCGATACAAGGCACTTGTACCCCCCGAGAGGGATAAAGCCCTTTACCTGTTTGCCGGGGCCAGGGAATACGACTGAAAAGGGGTGAAGAAATGTTCACAAAATGCCTGCTGTTGCTCAGTATGGTGCTGGCGTGCTGCGACTACGCTTATGGTGGGCAAAAATCAACCGCCGGGTATGTCTCGGCTTTGCAGGGTGAGGTGTATGCAGTCAATGGCGATGGGGTCACCAGGCTGCTCAAGGTGAAAGACCAGGTGGCGACCGAGGATTTTATAGTCACCGAAGAAAAAGGCCGGGTGCAGATCGTTTTCCAGGACAATACCGTCGTCAGTCTCGGCGAGAAGAGTCGCCTCAAATTAACCGATTACAGCTGGTCGCAGGAAAGGAAGAAAGGTAAATTTAACGTTACCGTTACCGAAGGTCTGTTCCGGATCATTGGCGGCAAGATAACCAAGTCCAATCCGGAGGCCTTTATCGCCAAGACTCCGGCGGCATCCATCGGTATTCGGGGGTCTGGGTATGCCGGCAGGGTGAGCGGAAGGAAACTCGAGGTGTTTTTGCTCAACGGCAAAGGCATCGACGTTTCCAACGCCAGGGGCTCGGTGGCGCTTCTGGTGCCGGGCATGGGCACGACGGTGAACGATTCCATGACCGCGCCCGCAGCCGCTCGCCAATTTAATGCGGCAGAGATCTATCCGATTGAAAAAGGCTCCACCTTCGGGTCGACGACCGGTGGATCAGCCATTGGTCCGAATGCGGTTATCGTCAACCAGGCGACTATCTCCGACTCCGTTAATGTGGCCATAGGGAAAGACAATAATGCCCAGATGGGTTCCATCCGGATTAAAGAGTCCGAAGTGCAAGGGACCGTCGTCAACCAATCGAAGATTAAAAGTTCGGCAAACGTCGCTTCCGGTACCCACAACACCGCGATCATGGGTTCTGTCAATGTTGAATAGATGCGGCCAATTATATTATCAACCTGACAGACATTGTTGGCCGGTAGGTGGGTTGTATGTGATAATCGAGTCCTCCCTCAGTTGTGGTTCTGAATCCCTTGCCAGTCGGCGGGTGGCGGGTTGACGAGGAAATTGCGGCAGCGTTCCCGGTACATTTCATAAATCCAATCCTGTCTTTGTTCGCAAAGGCTGCTGAAAAGGGCCAGGGCCCTGGCAAATTGCCACGATTGGTAACTGGCCAGCGCTGCCTGATAGCGCTCTTCTTCCTCTTTGCTGCCTGATGCGCTGTCCGGTGGCAGCGGCTCGAAGAGGTCGACCGCCTTGTTGCGGCCCTTGACCATGACCGTATCGATGAATCGGCAGCGGATGTCCTGCGGGAGGTCTTTGGTGGTGAACTCGGAAATGAGAATCTTGTTTTTATAATATTTGGTCAAGCCCTCAATTCGCGAGGCGAGATTGACGTTGTCCCCGAGCACCGTATAGTCAAAGCGTTTGCTGCTGCCGAAATTACCGGCGCTGACGTTGCCGGTGTTGATACCGATACCTATTTCAATTGTCCTTCCGGAAAGCTGCAACAGGGACTCGGGCCGTTCGATCGCCTCAATCATTTCCAGTGCCGCCCGAACGGCATTGGCGGCATGTTGCGGGTCGTCAAGCGGGCTCCCCCAAATGGCCATGATCGCATCTCCGATATATTTATCGACCATGCCGTTATTGTTAATGATGATATCGGTCATGAGGGAAAAGAAGCGGTTGAGGAATTGACCGATCTCGGCAGCGGAAGTGATTTCTGAAAGGCTTGTGAAATTTCTGATGTCGCAAAACATGATAGTTACTTCCCTGCTTTCAACCGAAAGGTTGAGCTTGTCGGGATTGAGCAAGAGTTCGTTGACGATCGATGGAGAGACGTAATGGGAAAAGGCCCGTCTGATGAAAAGCCGCCTTTTCCCTTCAAAAAAATAATTAAACAGGGTTACAGTCATGAAAACGGCGAGCAACGAGGCAAGAATATAGGAGATGCCAAGAAGCTGGTGCTTCTGAAACAGGAACTGGTAGTTGCCGATGACAATTGCCGCAAGAATGACCAATCCGGCGGAATAACCAAGGAAGGGGCCCAAAGAAACCAAAGAGATTGCCAACAACAGCCCGGCGACGATGATGATGAAATAGGTCAGACCAATTTCCGTATAATTTTCCCAGATCATCTCGTCGCCCTTGACCAGATTGTCAATGACATTGGCATGTACCTCGACTCCAGGAACCCGTGAGGAAAACGGAGTGGCGATAAGGTCCATGACACCTGACGCCGAGGAGCCGATAAGGACATGCTTACCCCGGAGGGCTTCCGTGCCTATCCCCCGCATGACATCCGCGGCGGAAAGATAGGGGAAGGTGTTAAAAGGGCCACGAAAATTGATCGTCAAATGTCCAAGGTCGTCGGTTCTGATAAATTCATCGCCGAGCGAAACACCAAAAAGCGCCTTTTGCTGCGTGTCGCCGATATTGCTGAGATGCAGCCGGGCCTCATGCTTTCCTCTGCCGATCCGGAACATCTCGAAGGCAAGAGATGGGTAGGGAATATCGTCCTGCATGAGAAAGAGCGCCACCTTGCGTACTGTGCCACTTTGGTCCGGAAAGACGTTGAAAAAACCCTCCGAGGAGGCGGTGGCTATTTCGGGAATATTCAGGAGGGGTCGATAGGCGCGGAGGAGCTTCAGGTCGGAGAATTCGCTGCCTCCCTCGCCGGCGATACTGACATTAAGCGATGGGAAAGGGCTGCGTCCACTGGTCTTCAGGCCATCTTGCCGAAAGAGGAACATATAACCAAGAACCCCTGGTCCAGAGGAGATGGCGTTGCCAAGCAGCCGGTCATGGTCCAGTTCCTGTTTTTCTGCAGCATTCTTGAAGATGGCATCGAGATTGTCGCAACCGCTGAGAATGTCGCGGTATTGCGAGAGGAGAGCGGTGGGTGAGGTTCGGTCCTTTTCGGCAAAGAGGATGTCGAAGCCAAGGACCAGCGCCCCTGCTCCGTAGATTTTTTGGGTGAGGTCAGCGACAATATCCCTCGGCCATGGCCATTGGCCGTGTTCCTTAAGGCTTGGCTCATCGATATCGACGATGATCACCGCGCCGGAAGTCGGTTGGGGGCCACGCACCCGAAACATCGCATCGACGATCCTCGCGTCAATGGCCGAGAAGAAAGCCGGCTTCTCGTAGCCAAAGGAATACCACAGCAGGCAGCAGGCGATAATGGAGACCAGTCCGGCCTTGAAGGGGGTCGGGCGGAGGAGGGATCTGGTGAAGGTCGTTTGCATCTCGAACCACCGGGTTGCTTGAGAAACAGGTCATGTAGCAAAATCATACATGATCGGCGCGGTGATTCGAAGGAATTTTCTGCAGTTGGAGCGCTTGGTGAATTTTTATATGGAAACGGTTTACGGGATGCTGTCACCCTGGTCAACGGGTGTTCTCCAATACCCCGTCCCGCAGGGTGAAACAGTGATCCATCCGCTCCGCCAGGCTGGTATTGTGGGTGACCATGATAGTACTCAGTTTACGCTCTCGGCAAAGGTTGTGGAGGAGATCGAACACCAGGTTGCCGGCCCTTGAATCGAGGTTGCCGGTGGGTTCGTCGGCAAGTAGCAGCTCAGGTTGCATGACTAGGGCCCGAGCCAGCGCCGCCCGCTGCTGCTCGCCGCCGGACAATTCGAGGACCTTGTGGTGGATGCGATGACTGAGTTCAACCTGTTCAAGGAGTTCCATGGCCTGCCCGGC harbors:
- a CDS encoding ADP-ribosylglycohydrolase family protein; its protein translation is MKLSAEAMVLASFLGDSLALGVHWIYDTEQIDRHTGRITDLLPPLEGSYHQTKKKGEFTHYGDQSLLLLRHLVLQGGQFSLPAFARQWREFFADYSGYMDRATKATLQNLEQGRSPDTSGSPSTDLGGAARMAPLIYCYRDDLEGLLTAIRAQTALSHNGPGAVDGAVFLAHSCYAILHGAPPREAFNEALANGIADIDLDLRLRRCLDQPDVSIRQAVKDFGQACSMSAALPGAVYTVLHSPKDLEGALIETAMAGGDSAARGMVVGMLLGAGLGMEALPELWLQNLAAYQEIRTALNKLP
- a CDS encoding AsmA family protein, with the protein product MSAVAMSWSRRVKQVVRYGVVPAGIFMILLLLTLFLIPVVVNVQRFVPEIETLVTEGSGRPFSLGSDFNVTFFPSLSLSFSDMKLGNPSGFGGDEFMNIRTFEARIKILPLLRKKIEFSRFVVGGLSLNLEKNSSGQENWHLNPKASSASPTQGPMPPVLAGLAEHFAFTLLAVTDGQITWRDKKQNIDYRVEDIMLVLNDFSSTNPVTADCRANFNGRPVAVDGKVGPVQMQKGVGTLPVDLSFNVANTLQGKLRGTIAEQKMASELAIIVSPFSPREFFSAGNFPFDLSAIDPQVFTKLALEMVVKGGKEKILIEKATGHLDDSNFFFTFEAKNPGSPEIGFTIDLDRIDLDRYLPSVKPTGKDLTKEGKRDEGPASDHRLAREIALGGVVKIGELKAFGSTLAEVNIPVQGKDGLFTFAPAANAAYGGKVETHLTLDMQDDEPAIQATFAAQGLAAEPLLRDLFGWDKLHGTLSAEITMEAAGDTLQAIHKSIDGQVRVQMQDGALAGVDLARPDVIAGRANGLNSDDPAAELPRLEFTEAKGAAIIKDGILYLKEADLGTPAAWIQLSGTIDTILRQMDVQVESGYEVTVKGKGGREEKTSQSSRFLITGPFSGLTLNNLTNHSGPVALSGKMNARYLVEQKLPSPVDDDVKNLVGKDLVDPVVVAQRFGLQPDILRRSEVKKKLPVGSGKVNIGTLQEEPALP
- a CDS encoding response regulator, which produces MSQTRAGRILIIDDSIEHIKILISLLAEQHEVFFAKSGEEGLEMLSIVEPDLILLDIVMPGMNGFETCRHLKENARWRETPLIFISARSEGDDESKGLELGAVDYIAKPFNPAIVRARLNNHLELREARCELKRLHGLALDINPVTGLPGNNSIAQRIEQLLRGIHHVSVMYTDIDNFKAYNDKYGFTRGDEVIRFMAEVLKKAVTKAGCPDAFIGHIGGDDFILTVPAGLCSAVTQDIISKFDQDIITFYNRQDTELRCIQAIDRRGRPQIFPIMSISIAGIDLSYRHFFSYLEVNDACTEMQKMAKAIPGSTVCFDQRRE
- a CDS encoding response regulator, which produces MNKSNPPELSTATTKTFYRPRSIAATVIGGILLTGTLFSAISIISLLGFIGFQQVLLDLSNRTFPQATHEAQTSILLNQLLQQTGYLHSAQAHSERRILVDKINHHFTKLANFSVSRTPEIEAGNDTKLQTLKNILSELDNLVSLQIDLRQDVLTAIANLLPLFQHTLTISRDTQNLEGDAATSATVKSIVDQAIATISHVQLAASGNALQSIDEHVKDVEKTLAEMTAAGQTLPSHLQQTITDLIARIHTETLGDQGVLKLAQHFESIRGQSDAQYTLAKGLVDEKEESSLAGFFQLTSSVGSQTLLMSDKVKQLIRILSALFIASILLAVIFFFYFRRVLIARLRHLNRTVLAMVAGENKRIPVEGCDEISEITRSVNYFSSEMYKAKEIAEKSAIAKMEFLAHMSHEIRTPMNAILGFSDLALRTAKPEDHLDYLGKINNASHSLLGIINAILDYAKIEAGKFTIENFPFDLRDVLENLSTIISLRSEESGLEFYFHIEAETPCMVKGDALRLGQVLTNLITNAFKFTESGFISLHISTLPEKDDDDNNMVRLLFSVQDTGAGISDEQAKNLFQPFTQADTSITRRFGGTGLGLAICKRLVEMMNGHIYLDRGESTGTTFSFSLPLERQEDSPRFFSAPEAISGKKAIVMSDTPQTATELSCQLTNFGVTVFQALSFDEVFSALHSQGNLPPYDLVIIDCPTYGQRYPEMLRKIKSSTSNTVKPAILMVGMHRLATHFSGKSLPDCDLFLAKPITPARLLQALLTLLKVEGVYHLPSTDNQQKTFQPPPGHLQGAKILLVEDNEINQQVALGFLHSAGIAVTVAANGAEALDILRRSEATNFDLVLMDLQMPVMDGYKATQAIRQLPGPTGTLPIIAITAHAMPEEKEKCLELGMSDYITKPINPDALYALIAELLPKAALEPQKSSPQISSTQTINILRSPACIDMQAGLARIAGDAELYGELLKTFLNTYEGFPGRMQEQLKNLAFEDLRNLTHTLKGVSGSLGMSRLFSHCAQLELSIRRKKLQECDSLLADIGRESENICGFLRPYLYNCQSSIANCQDTAQQSDNQVKNRQTLLADLSDSLKSNSCRAIKQIHQLHDYLEQEDGLVFGRIEKHINDLDFAKAQHLLNQWQNSLSGKRGLK
- a CDS encoding FecR family protein, giving the protein MFTKCLLLLSMVLACCDYAYGGQKSTAGYVSALQGEVYAVNGDGVTRLLKVKDQVATEDFIVTEEKGRVQIVFQDNTVVSLGEKSRLKLTDYSWSQERKKGKFNVTVTEGLFRIIGGKITKSNPEAFIAKTPAASIGIRGSGYAGRVSGRKLEVFLLNGKGIDVSNARGSVALLVPGMGTTVNDSMTAPAAARQFNAAEIYPIEKGSTFGSTTGGSAIGPNAVIVNQATISDSVNVAIGKDNNAQMGSIRIKESEVQGTVVNQSKIKSSANVASGTHNTAIMGSVNVE